Proteins from a single region of Apium graveolens cultivar Ventura chromosome 7, ASM990537v1, whole genome shotgun sequence:
- the LOC141673547 gene encoding putative 2' cyclic ADP-D-ribose synthase BdTIR has translation MDIGVAIRKQLRPIKGGPSSPCDIFISHRGINTKDNVAGLLYDHLSRLGFRPFLDSKNMKPGDKLFDKIDTAIGNCKIRISVLSPRYCDSYFCLHEMSLIMESRKKFIPIFVDVKPSELHVKDNGSCTAENLKRFSWALEEAKYTVGLTFNTSKGNWSKFLMDASDAVMKNLMEVKE, from the exons ATGGATATAGGCGTTGCCATACG TAAACAACTCCGGCCAATCAAAGGTGGGCCATCATCACCATGTGATATCTTTATCAGCCACCGCGGAATCAACACGAAAGATAATGTGGCTGGATTGTTATACGATCATCTTTCGAGGCTCGGTTTTCGACCTTTCTTGGATAGCAAGAATATGAAGCCTGGAGACAAACTGTTTGATAAAATAGACACTGCCATAGGAAATTGTAAGATTAGGATATCTGTTTTATCACCTCGATATTGTGATTCGTATTTTTGCTTGCATGAAATGTCTCTAATAATGGAGTCAAGGAAGAAATTCATACCGATCTTTGTTGATGTGAAGCCATCTGAGCTTCATGTGAAGGATAATGGTAGTTGTACAGCTGAAAATCTGAAAAGATTTTCTTGGGCACTTGAGGAGGCAAAGTATACTGTTGGATTAACTTTCAATACATCTAAAGG TAATTGGTCCAAGTTTCTAATGGATGCTTCTGATGCGGTGATGAAGAATTTGATGGAGGTGAAAGAATGA